A stretch of the Oncorhynchus mykiss isolate Arlee chromosome 23, USDA_OmykA_1.1, whole genome shotgun sequence genome encodes the following:
- the LOC110502670 gene encoding mitoferrin-2: protein MEADGFLRRRRMTAERAGGDAGVAGASAGAEVRWLGGRIWGVSESLVGSLSPRIGGETEIKTVIQFSGGAPEVTLADTSEPDYEGLPQGASTSTHMVAGAVAGIMEHCLMFPIDCVKTRMQSLQPEPAARYRNVMDALRRIITTEGVWRPMRGLNATAVGAGPAHALYFACYEKLKKSLGDIIHPGANSHLANGVAGCVSTLLHDAAMNPSEVVKQRLQMYNSPYRGVMDCVRAVWQREGPGAFYRSYTTQLTMNVPFQVLHFMTYESLQELLNPHRQYNPSSHMVSGALAGAIAAAATTPLDVCKTLLNTQESLVGLPAAGQGGGQGTHRHITGLAHAFRTVYRLGGLPGFFKGVQARVVYQMPSTAISWSVYEFFKYGITRHQHEKRIAQQREGGREVEKKK from the exons ATGGAAGCGGATGGTTTCTTGAGAAGACGTCGgatgacagcagagagagcaggcGGGGACGCCGGGGTTGCTGGAGCCTCAGCCGGCGCAGAGGTCCGATGGCTCGGGGGAAGGATCTGGGGAGTGTCGGAGAGCCTCGTTGGGAGTTTGTCTCCCAGGATCGGAGGCGAGACCGAGATTAAGACTGTAATTCAGTTCAGTGGCGGGGCCCCTGAAGTAACGTTAGCAGATACTTCGGAACCCGACTATGAAGGTTTGCCGCAGGGCGCTTCGACCAGCACCCACATGGTTGCAGGAGCAGTGGCTGGGATCATGGAGCATTGCCTGATGTTCCCCATCGACTGTGTCAAG ACGCGTATGCAGAGCCTACAGCCTGAGCCTGCTGCCCGTTACCGGAATGTGATGGATGCTCTTCGGCGAATCATAACCACCGAGGGTGTCTGGCGACCAATGAGAGGGCTGAATGCCACAGCCGTGGGGGCGGGTCCGGCGCACGCCCTCTACTTCGCCTGCTACGAGAAACTGAAGAAGAGTCTGGGTGACATCATCCACCCCGGGGCTAACAGCCATCTGGCCAACG GTGTGGCGGGGTGTGTGTCCACATTGCTTCACGACGCAGCCATGAACCCATCTGAAG tGGTGAAGCAGCGTTTGCAGATGTATAACTCGCCGTACCGCGGCGTGATGGACTGTGTGCGTGCCGTGTGGCAGAGAGAGGGCCCTGGGGCCTTTTACCGCTCCTACACCACTCAGCTCACCATGAACGTGCCTTTCCAGGTGCTCCACTTCATGACCTACGAGTCCCTCCAGGAGCTCCTCAACCCCCACAGACAGTACAACCCCTCCTCACACATGGTGTCTGGAGCCCTGGCCGGGGCCATCGCTGCTGCAGCCACCACCCCTCTGGATGTCTGCAAGACTCTGCTCAACACCCAGGAGTCCCTGGTGGGGCTCCCCGCTGCAGGCCAGGGTGGAGGTCaggggacacacagacacatcacaggCCTGGCCCATGCCTTCCGGACAGTGTACAGGCTGGGTGGCCTGCCTGGGTTCTTTAAAGGAGTCCAGGCCAGGGTGGTCTATCAGATGCCCTCCACAGCCATCAGCTGGTCTGTCTATGAGTTCTTCAAGTACGGAATCACCAGGCACCAGCATGAGAAGAGGATAGcgcagcagagggagggagggagagaagtagagaagaAAAAATAA